A genomic region of Zea mays cultivar B73 chromosome 6, Zm-B73-REFERENCE-NAM-5.0, whole genome shotgun sequence contains the following coding sequences:
- the LOC103629131 gene encoding period circadian protein homolog 2 yields MVPRNSCSKDSTAAASSLSSMAWRLCSASSHGRPLPLLHICMEPSSPLSTSQLPFLLPLLPHGSRSPFLLSHLPWLPSPTMAPRFFFQSSPMAFPPASSAYPLSSTSSRSHLPAAPCLFFFTQPIPPAVPCALHIFFPWKAAGAMPPRPLLLPSAPQNSSRSEPPSSMASSLSPHRVTLLLCSLRSPIRDTVENRASGRRRASRLARSTKCQAMWTTHASSPDSFRTERW; encoded by the exons ATGGTGCCCAGAAATTCCTGCAGCAAGGACTCCACAGCAGCAGCGAGCTCGCTGTCTTCCATGGCGTGGCGCCTCTGCTCAGCCAGCAGCCATGGACGCCCCCTGCCACTGCTCCACATCTGCATGGAGCCGAGCTCTCCCCTCTCCACCAGCCAGCTCCCCTTCCTTCTCCCCCTTCTTCCCCATGGAAGCCGAAGCCCCTTTCTGCTTTCTCATCTCCCTTGGCTGCCAAGCCCAACAATGGCGCCCAGATTTTTTTTTCAGTCATCTCCCATGGCATTTCCCCCTGCGAGCAGCGCTTATCCGTTGTCTTCAACCTCCAGCCGCTCCCATCTCCCTGCAGCGCCCTGTCTGTTTTTTTTCACCCAGCCGATTCCCCCTGCTGTCCCCTGCGCCCTGCATATTTTTTTTCCATGGAAAGCAGCAGGAGCAATGCCGCCTAGGCCCCTGCTCCTCCCCTCTGCCCCACAAAACAGCAGCCGCAGCGAGCCACCGTCGTCCATGGCGAGCAGCCTCTCCCCTCATCGCGTGACATTGCTCTTGTGCTCGCTGCGCAGCCCCATCCGTGACACCGTCGAAAACCGTG ctagtggtcgacgccGCGCTTCGCGCCTTGCCCGTTCGACGAAATGCCAAGCCATGTGGACAACCCATGCATCTAGTCCCGactcgttcag gaccgagagatggtgA